The Choloepus didactylus isolate mChoDid1 chromosome 24, mChoDid1.pri, whole genome shotgun sequence DNA window GCTCCAAGGGTGCAAGGAGACGCTTGCCTTGTTCAGCTGACCCTTTCCCCCCACTCTTGTGCCGCCAATGTTGTGTTCTGCAGAAGCCCCTCTGGGGCAGCCGGGGCATGAGTATGGACGGTACAGGCTAGAGTGGCCAGGACGGCAAACATCCCGTCCTAGGGGTGTCCAGGAGGCGGCTGCATTCACCCCTGACCGACTGACCCCCCTCAAGGCCAGATTCGCAAGTAGGTGCCAGTGGAGCAGACAGAGAAAAGGGGGAACACACGCCCCTGAAAGTTGACGCGGAAGGTGTAGAGGTGGCGCATGTCCTCCGCGGCGTGGAAGGACACGGCCCCCACCTCCAGGTCCAGGGCCACCCGCACGCGCGCCAGCTGCCCGCAGTTGAGGGCCGTGCGCTCGGGGCTGGTCACCGCCCAGTACTGGCCGCCGTTGAGCTGCAGCGCCCACACGCCCGCCTCGGGGGTGAAGGGCGTGAGACCCTTGCGGCGCACGCTCTCCAGGGCCACCCCGAAGGCCCAGCCGTCCTTGGAGCCCACTTCCACCTCCCAGTGGTGGCGGCCCGAGGAGAAGCCGCAGGACGCCAGGACCCGGGTGTTGGTGTCGAAGCGGCTCGGGTGGCTGGGCAGGTCCTGGGCGCGCTGCCCGAGGCGCACGCTCTTCAGATCCAGAGAGAGGAGGAGGCGGGGGTTGGCCGTGTCGGGGTCCAGGGTCAGCTCCACTGCAGGGCGGAGAGAGGGGCGGAGGTCGGTCAGGCAGGCCCTGTCCACAGCCCCCTCCTCTCCAGGCCGCGACCCCTCCCTCCTTTGCAAACTTGATTCCCCTTCCACGGGGAACCCTTCTGGCATCCATCCCTAACGCCCAGCCGATTCTCTATCCATCTTTACCAGGTACTGTACTTCCTCCTATCCCCCACTCAACAAGTCTTTATCGAGATCCTACAAACCTGCAATATATGGACCTG harbors:
- the TRIM7 gene encoding E3 ubiquitin-protein ligase TRIM7 isoform X3, producing the protein MAAEREKVGAEFQALRAFLVEQEGRLLGRLEELSREVTQKQNENLAQLGGEITLLAKLSSQIQETARKPDLDFLQEFRNTLNRCSSVPSPKPATVSSEMKNKVWNVSLKTFVLKELLKKFKEDLREELEKEEKVELTLDPDTANPRLLLSLDLKSVRLGQRAQDLPSHPSRFDTNTRVLASCGFSSGRHHWEVEVGSKDGWAFGVALESVRRKGLTPFTPEAGVWALQLNGGQYWAVTSPERTALNCGQLARVRVALDLEVGAVSFHAAEDMRHLYTFRVNFQGRVFPLFSVCSTGTYLRIWP